One segment of Streptomyces roseifaciens DNA contains the following:
- a CDS encoding amino-acid N-acetyltransferase — MPALSKVVTVRRARTSDVPALRRLINTYVRDRILLDKATVTLYEDIQEFWVAERDEDGSVIGCGALHVMWEDLAEVRTLAVDPDVKGGGVGHAVLGKLLQTARWLGVRRIFCLTFEVDFFAKHGFVEIGETPVDGDVYSELLRSYDEGVAEFLGLERVKPNTLGNSRMLLHL; from the coding sequence ATGCCCGCACTATCAAAAGTCGTCACCGTCCGCCGTGCCCGGACCAGCGATGTGCCGGCGCTGCGCCGTCTCATCAACACGTACGTTCGTGACCGCATCCTCCTCGACAAAGCCACCGTCACTCTTTACGAGGACATCCAGGAGTTCTGGGTGGCCGAGCGGGACGAGGACGGCAGCGTCATCGGCTGCGGGGCCCTGCACGTGATGTGGGAAGACCTGGCCGAGGTGCGCACTCTCGCGGTGGACCCGGACGTCAAGGGCGGCGGGGTGGGCCACGCCGTACTGGGCAAGCTGCTGCAGACGGCGCGCTGGCTCGGCGTGCGGCGCATTTTCTGCCTCACCTTCGAAGTGGACTTCTTCGCGAAGCACGGCTTCGTGGAGATCGGTGAGACACCCGTGGACGGTGATGTCTACAGCGAGCTGCTGCGTTCCTATGACGAGGGTGTCGCCGAGTTCCTGGGTCTCGAACGG